Below is a genomic region from Mycolicibacter hiberniae.
GCGATCGTGTCGCCGTTGCGCAGTTCGCCCTCGGCGTCCGCCGGGGCGGTCAGCTCGATGTGCTGCGATCCCAGCAAGCTGGTCTGGCCGATCTTCGCGGTGGCGTTGCGCGGCAGGTGAACGTCCTTGTTCAGCCGCAGCTTCAGCGTGGCGATCCAGTTCTTCAGCTCGATCCGCTCGACCGCACCGACGAAGACGTCGGCGACCAGGACGCGGCTGTTGCCGTTGAGCGCCAGCGTGTCGGGCACCTGGACGTACACCGTGTAGGCGCCCGGTCCGCTGCCCGGTCCGCCCGGCAACGGCACGTTGGCGATACCGCGCCAGCTGCTGCACGACGAGAGCGTCAGGGCGGCCATCAGCAGCACCAGAGCCTGCCAGCCGCGCCGGCTGACCGTCTTCATTGCTGTCCTCCGTCTCATCAGCCTTGACCCCGCGGGGGAAGCGGCGCCACGGGACCCGGAATGACGTTCGGTCCCGGCGGCGGCGGCGCTATCGGTCCCACCCCGGGCGGCTGGCCGATGAACGGCAGCGGACCGGGTGCCTCGTCGTAGGAGTTCGGCGGACCAGGCGGCGTCTGGTACTGCGAGTCGACCGGCGCCGGGTCCGGGCCGCCCATCAGCTGCGCGAGAGACTCCGGGGTGAGCAGTCGCGCCGTGTCATGTCCAGGCTCCACACCCTGCATGCCGGGCGCGGTGATCCATCCGGGCTGGGTGTTGCGGTGCGAGAACGGGGTGTCGGGAACCCAGATACCCGGGACGGTGGTGTCCTTGTACCCCGGCGGCGGCTGAAGCCGCGGCTCGGAGTAGGCGATCTGCTTGGGCAGGGTGTACGCGCTGGTCCAGATGTTGATACCGAACGGCAGGTAGTTGAACTTGATCGCGTCGGCCACCGGAGCCAGGTACTCCGCGCACAGCTCGGCGGAGTCCTGGTAACCGAGCCTGCTGCCGGCCTGGATGGCGCTGCAGATGAACTCCATCGGGTTCGCGAAGTTCACCAGCACCGGAGAGCCGAGCACCATGCCCTGCGCCGGGTGGTAGATCTCGCCGACGGCGGACAACACGTTCGGCAGGATGTGCAGCGCGGTCTCGAAGCCGTCGAGGGCGTCGGGCTGGGTGATGGCGGTGGTCGTCTCTGCCACATTGTTGATGGTCTGCACCAACGGCTTTGCGTTCTGGCTGAGGAACGCCTTGATGATCGTCATGGTGGCATAGAACTGGTCGGTGGCCGTCGCCAGCGCCTGGTCGGTGCTGTTGAGGTTGCTGGTGAATTTCGCCAGGTCCCGGTTCAGCGTGACGAACTGCTGGTCGTTGTGGTCGAGCGCCTTGACGAACAGCGACAGGCTGCGCACCACCGCGAAGAAGTCGCCGCGGCCCTTGTTCAGGGCGGTCAGGGCCTCCGACAGGTTGTCGAACGCCGTGTTGATCTCCTGGCCCTTCCCGGCCAGCCCGTCGGCGAACGATTCGATGACCTCGCCGATCGGCCCGGTCGGCTGCTCGGCGGTCGGACCGAGCTTGTTGATGATGTTGGTGACATCGTTGCGCAGCGTGTCCCACTCCACCGGAACCTCGGTCCGGTCCTCGGGGATCACCGCATTGTTGGCCAGCACCGCGCCGCCGCGGTACGGCGGCTCCAACTGGATGGTGCGCGACGCGACCAGAGTCGGGTTCAAGATGATCGCCTTGGCCTCGGCGGGCACCTTGTACTTGTTGTTGTAGTGCAGGGTGACCTTCATCTTGTCGCCCGCCGGCTCGATCTTGTCGATCGCGCCGACGCGGACGCCCATGATCTGCACCGCGTCGCCGGGGTACAAAGCGTCGGTCTGCGGGAAGTACGCCACGACGGTGTTGCTGTTCAGCTTGCGGAACAGCTGCACTCCCCCGAAGGCGGCCACCAAAGCCAGGGCCAGCAGCAGGGATCCGATGATCACCGCCTTCCGGGAGCGCTCCGGCAGTCGCAGGTTGCGAACATCAAAGACGGTACTCACGGCCGCTCACTCCCTCTTGCGCCGCCGCCGCCACCCGGCTGGCTGTTCCCGCCTTCGCCGGGCGTGATGAACGGTGCCGGCAGCTGGTTTCCGGGGCCGGGCGGGGCCGGCGGACCGGGTGCCCGCGGTGCCGGCGGTGGTGCCGCGCCCGGGTTTGCCGGTGCCGGACCGGCGACCGGGCCCATGGGCTCCGATCGTGCTCCGGGGTTGGCGTCGGGCATCGGAACCGGGGTGCCCGGCACCACCGGCGGAGTCTCGCCGGGGCGACCCGCGATCGAGATGCCCGGCGACGCCGGCAGACCGTCGGGGTTGGGCGGCGAGAACAGCACATCGGTCGGCCCGGGGTAAGGACCGCTCGGCCCGAAGGGACCGGCGCTGGGGTCGACGTTCGCACACGGCAGCGGGTTGCCCGGGGTCGGGAACATGCCGGCTGCGGGCGCATAGGAGCAGGGCGATCCGGGTGCGACGGCAGGCCCGGGGTGCTCGGGCGTGCCCTCGATCACCTGCGGAGCAGGCGGCGGCGCACCGTTGGCGAACCTCGTCCCGTTGGGGTCGGGGTAGCGGAACTCCGGCAGGCCCGCGTTGCGCCAGAACTCCTCCGGTGAGATGCCGCGCTTCTTGAACGCGGCGTCGACCCAGGGCTGCAGGATCCAGAACGGGACCAGGTTCAGAGTCGACACCTTGAAGTACGGGCCCGACGCGACCGCGTCGTTCACGATCGTCAGGTAGCGGCCCAAGATGGTGAACATCTCCATCAGGTCTTCTTTACGGCGCACCAACATGTCGGTGATGTTGGATGCCTCTTCGAACACATGGTTCAGGTCCAGGTTGGGGTTGTCCCGGACTAGGCCTTGAACCTGCTCGCCGAAGTACGCGATGTTGCCCAGCAACGCCGAGATCGCCTGGCTGCGCTGGTTGACCGCGGCCGACAGGGTCTGGGTGTTACGCAGCAGGGCGTCGATCTGCTCGCTGCGGGCGCCGATGACGCTGGCCACCTGGTTCGTCTGCGCCAGCAGGTGGGTGATCTCCTCGTCGCGTTTGCCGATGGTGTCGGAGAACTTCGCGACACCGTCGAGGGCGGAGCTCAGCTCGGGGTAGGTCTGATCGACGGTTTCCGCGAGCACCTTCAGCGACTTCTTGACCGTGTCGATGTCCCAGCCCGAGGCGGCCTTGGTGGCGTCGAAGACCGCGTCGTAGAGCTGGTAGGGCGTGGTGCTCTGGCCCAGGGGCAGCACGCTCTGCGGGGTCAGCCGACGCTCGCCCTTGGGCTCGATGGACAACACCTTCTTGCCCAGGATGGTGTCGGTCTTGACGCCGATCCGGCTGTCGCCGCCGATCGGGTTGGCCCCCACCGAGAATTTCACCAGGACGTGGTCGCCGGCGATCGACAGGTCCTGGACCTTGCCGACGTCGACACCTGAGATGCGCACCTTGTCGCCGGCGGTCAGGCCGCCGGTGTCGGAGAGCTCGCCGTAGTAGCTCGGCTCG
It encodes:
- a CDS encoding MCE family protein, giving the protein MSTVFDVRNLRLPERSRKAVIIGSLLLALALVAAFGGVQLFRKLNSNTVVAYFPQTDALYPGDAVQIMGVRVGAIDKIEPAGDKMKVTLHYNNKYKVPAEAKAIILNPTLVASRTIQLEPPYRGGAVLANNAVIPEDRTEVPVEWDTLRNDVTNIINKLGPTAEQPTGPIGEVIESFADGLAGKGQEINTAFDNLSEALTALNKGRGDFFAVVRSLSLFVKALDHNDQQFVTLNRDLAKFTSNLNSTDQALATATDQFYATMTIIKAFLSQNAKPLVQTINNVAETTTAITQPDALDGFETALHILPNVLSAVGEIYHPAQGMVLGSPVLVNFANPMEFICSAIQAGSRLGYQDSAELCAEYLAPVADAIKFNYLPFGINIWTSAYTLPKQIAYSEPRLQPPPGYKDTTVPGIWVPDTPFSHRNTQPGWITAPGMQGVEPGHDTARLLTPESLAQLMGGPDPAPVDSQYQTPPGPPNSYDEAPGPLPFIGQPPGVGPIAPPPPGPNVIPGPVAPLPPRGQG
- a CDS encoding MCE family protein is translated as MRTLEPPNRARIGIIGVASVILVTLVGQSFTTVPMLFAEPSYYGELSDTGGLTAGDKVRISGVDVGKVQDLSIAGDHVLVKFSVGANPIGGDSRIGVKTDTILGKKVLSIEPKGERRLTPQSVLPLGQSTTPYQLYDAVFDATKAASGWDIDTVKKSLKVLAETVDQTYPELSSALDGVAKFSDTIGKRDEEITHLLAQTNQVASVIGARSEQIDALLRNTQTLSAAVNQRSQAISALLGNIAYFGEQVQGLVRDNPNLDLNHVFEEASNITDMLVRRKEDLMEMFTILGRYLTIVNDAVASGPYFKVSTLNLVPFWILQPWVDAAFKKRGISPEEFWRNAGLPEFRYPDPNGTRFANGAPPPAPQVIEGTPEHPGPAVAPGSPCSYAPAAGMFPTPGNPLPCANVDPSAGPFGPSGPYPGPTDVLFSPPNPDGLPASPGISIAGRPGETPPVVPGTPVPMPDANPGARSEPMGPVAGPAPANPGAAPPPAPRAPGPPAPPGPGNQLPAPFITPGEGGNSQPGGGGGARGSERP